A section of the Pseudomonas tritici genome encodes:
- the gcvH gene encoding glycine cleavage system protein GcvH produces MSELRFTEDHEWLRAEADGSVTVGITAFAQNALGDVVFVQLPELQAYDKGAEASTVESVKAASGVYMPLDGEVLEVNDKLDGSPELVNEDPMGEGWFFRFKPADAEAVAKLLDQDAYDRLIKANAEA; encoded by the coding sequence ATGAGCGAGTTGCGTTTCACTGAAGATCACGAATGGCTGCGCGCCGAAGCCGACGGCAGCGTCACCGTGGGTATCACCGCTTTCGCGCAGAACGCGCTGGGTGATGTGGTTTTCGTGCAACTGCCGGAGTTGCAGGCTTACGATAAGGGCGCCGAAGCGTCCACCGTCGAGTCCGTAAAAGCCGCCAGCGGCGTGTACATGCCGTTGGACGGTGAAGTGCTCGAAGTGAACGACAAACTCGATGGCAGCCCGGAACTGGTCAACGAAGACCCAATGGGCGAAGGTTGGTTTTTCCGCTTTAAACCGGCCGACGCCGAGGCGGTGGCTAAACTGTTGGATCAGGACGCGTACGACCGCCTGATCAAAGCCAACGCTGAAGCTTGA
- a CDS encoding cold-shock protein, whose translation MAERQSGTVKWFNDEKGFGFITPESGPDLFVHFRAIQGNGFKSLKEGQKVTFVAVQGQKGMQADEVQAEG comes from the coding sequence ATGGCTGAACGTCAGAGCGGTACCGTCAAGTGGTTTAACGACGAGAAAGGGTTTGGTTTTATCACGCCAGAAAGCGGTCCGGATCTGTTCGTGCATTTCCGCGCCATTCAGGGCAACGGCTTCAAGAGCCTGAAAGAAGGCCAGAAAGTGACGTTCGTTGCTGTGCAAGGCCAGAAAGGCATGCAGGCTGACGAAGTACAAGCAGAAGGCTGA
- a CDS encoding RDD family protein has product MSKPLLSPTGDFPAVGLGRRLAAMFYDFLLCTALLIVTAFIYKLIWIAFVGEARMRTLTESGALDGDPLLSTILLFVLFGFFAKFWTHSGQTLGMQVWGVRVQNADGSRISLWQALLRFVVSIASWLCVGLGFIWSLFDKQKRSWHDIYSDTQLVRVPKQKK; this is encoded by the coding sequence ATGTCGAAACCCCTGCTGAGCCCCACAGGCGATTTCCCCGCCGTTGGCCTGGGCCGTCGCTTGGCAGCGATGTTCTACGACTTCCTGTTGTGCACCGCGCTGCTGATCGTTACTGCGTTCATCTACAAGCTGATCTGGATCGCGTTTGTAGGCGAAGCCAGGATGCGCACGCTCACTGAGTCCGGCGCACTGGATGGTGATCCTCTGCTGTCGACGATTCTGTTGTTTGTACTGTTTGGTTTCTTCGCCAAGTTCTGGACCCATTCCGGGCAGACCCTGGGCATGCAGGTGTGGGGCGTGCGCGTGCAGAACGCCGACGGCTCGCGGATCAGCCTGTGGCAGGCGCTGTTACGCTTTGTGGTGTCGATTGCGTCGTGGCTGTGCGTGGGGCTGGGGTTTATCTGGTCGCTGTTCGATAAGCAAAAGCGCAGCTGGCATGACATCTATTCGGATACCCAGCTGGTGCGGGTTCCGAAGCAGAAGAAGTAA
- a CDS encoding sigma-54-dependent transcriptional regulator: MRIHVSFIDRVGITQEVLALLGGRNLNLDAVEMVPPNVYIDAPTLSAEVLEELRDALFSVHGVQAVTVVDILPGQRRHLQLDALLAAMTDPVLALDSAGKILLANPALIALYGREPAGESISELFNDPTLLDTLLEHGFRLPLREISVNGQTLLLDATPITDAGALLTLYPPNRIGEQLSALHHDHAEGFDALLGESPVIRTLKARAQRVAALDAPLLIQGETGTGKELVARACHAISARHSAPFLALNCAALPENLAESELFGYAPGAFTGAQRGGKPGLMELANQGTVFLDEIGEMSPYLQAKLLRFLNDGSFRRVGGDREVKVNVRILSATHRDLEKMVSEGTFREDLFYRLNVLNVEVPPLRERGQDILLLARYFMQQACAQIQRPVCRLAPGTYPALLGNRWPGNVRQLQNVIFRAAAICESSLVDIGDLDIAGTSVARQGDGEVDSLEQAMEDFERSLLEKLYSSYPSTRQLASRLQTSHTAIAHRLRKYGIPNKP, encoded by the coding sequence ATGCGTATCCACGTCAGCTTCATCGACCGCGTCGGCATCACCCAGGAAGTCCTGGCCTTGCTCGGTGGGCGTAATCTCAACCTGGATGCGGTAGAAATGGTGCCGCCCAACGTCTACATCGATGCGCCAACCCTGAGCGCCGAGGTGCTGGAAGAGCTGCGCGACGCCCTCTTCAGCGTGCACGGCGTACAGGCGGTCACGGTGGTGGATATCCTCCCCGGTCAACGCCGCCACCTGCAACTCGATGCCCTGCTGGCCGCCATGACCGACCCGGTGCTGGCCCTGGACAGCGCGGGCAAGATTCTGTTGGCCAACCCGGCACTGATCGCCCTGTATGGCCGCGAACCGGCAGGGGAAAGCATCAGCGAGCTGTTCAACGACCCGACGCTGTTGGACACGTTGCTCGAACACGGCTTTCGCCTGCCGCTGCGTGAGATCAGCGTCAACGGCCAGACCTTGCTGCTGGACGCCACGCCGATCACCGACGCCGGCGCCCTGCTCACCCTCTACCCACCCAACCGTATCGGCGAACAACTGTCGGCGCTGCACCACGACCATGCCGAAGGGTTTGATGCGCTGCTCGGCGAATCCCCTGTCATCCGTACGCTCAAGGCGCGCGCGCAGCGGGTGGCGGCATTGGATGCACCGTTATTGATTCAAGGCGAAACCGGCACCGGCAAGGAGCTGGTGGCACGTGCCTGCCACGCCATCAGCGCGCGTCACAGCGCGCCCTTTTTGGCATTGAACTGCGCGGCGCTGCCGGAAAACCTCGCCGAAAGTGAGCTGTTCGGTTATGCACCGGGCGCCTTTACCGGCGCGCAGCGCGGCGGCAAGCCGGGGCTGATGGAGTTGGCCAACCAGGGCACGGTGTTCCTGGATGAGATCGGTGAGATGTCGCCGTACCTGCAGGCCAAGCTGCTGCGTTTTCTCAATGACGGCAGCTTCCGTCGCGTCGGTGGCGACCGTGAAGTGAAGGTCAATGTGCGCATCCTCAGCGCCACCCACCGCGACCTGGAAAAGATGGTCAGCGAGGGCACCTTTCGCGAAGACTTGTTCTACCGCCTCAATGTGCTCAACGTCGAAGTACCGCCGCTGCGCGAACGCGGCCAGGACATCCTGCTGCTGGCGCGCTATTTCATGCAGCAGGCTTGTGCGCAGATCCAGCGTCCGGTCTGCCGCCTGGCGCCCGGCACTTACCCGGCGCTGTTGGGCAACCGCTGGCCGGGCAATGTGCGCCAGTTGCAAAACGTGATCTTCCGCGCCGCCGCCATCTGTGAAAGCAGCCTGGTGGACATTGGCGACCTCGACATCGCCGGCACGTCAGTCGCGCGCCAGGGCGACGGTGAAGTCGACAGCCTGGAACAGGCCATGGAAGATTTCGAGCGCAGCCTGCTGGAAAAGCTCTACAGCAGCTACCCCTCGACGCGCCAACTGGCCAGCCGCTTGCAGACTTCCCACACGGCGATTGCCCATCGCCTGCGCAAGTACGGCATTCCCAACAAACCCTGA
- a CDS encoding lactate dehydrogenase: MTTLSPITSATALIPRPAETPTVALAQGTDVSVKRPSLVVSLGNVVSDTLADTYSRRGQLPGQETVRAWESESQDALSKTLNTNFNSLSTATRFSGLGTGLIAQFVKGGGVGVSQSVLYASADRAQNAGELKIDQSLLHTKADNLLSLSIQTASGKTVTFSLSSQADGLGVQATVDGGTLSDDELEAVGRLGSAFQAAVDGVTATPPKLDLSQLTQFDSKLLTSVDLNAKLKGLDGQDLSLAFHADSQSRTTRMSSPLGELNVAVDLKNSAILGDAKQQANALKSYLTQFDRAQERGSAKPELMAMFKDAFRAMNSNYPQAISLPEALTRNPTDQGLLTGLADFKASIKQATDSPNPMRPSEVDGFAYDVSQKTRVGGSSVLDRSVSQDQQSSLSASFHKGLKGGKAPALDGSPESQNYLYVQVQDKASSSASLSYKDGLLVNASVEQSASQNTRTQKYVMGKLTEDTTVPKDASVKRDYLVLLEYAAKESKKSKDALQASTLKDALADLHASVMLQEDPSALVR, translated from the coding sequence ATGACCACGCTTTCGCCCATCACCTCCGCCACTGCACTTATTCCCCGTCCGGCCGAGACGCCGACCGTCGCCCTGGCGCAAGGCACGGACGTCAGTGTAAAGCGACCGTCCCTGGTCGTCAGCCTGGGCAATGTTGTCTCCGATACGCTTGCCGACACGTATTCCCGCCGTGGGCAATTACCGGGTCAAGAGACCGTGAGGGCCTGGGAAAGCGAAAGCCAGGATGCGCTCAGCAAAACCCTGAATACCAACTTCAACTCGCTGTCGACAGCTACCCGCTTCAGTGGCCTCGGCACCGGCTTGATTGCGCAGTTCGTCAAGGGCGGCGGGGTGGGGGTTTCCCAGTCTGTTTTGTACGCGAGTGCCGATCGGGCGCAAAACGCCGGTGAACTCAAGATCGATCAAAGCCTGCTGCACACCAAGGCTGACAATCTGCTGAGCCTCAGCATCCAGACCGCCAGCGGCAAGACCGTGACCTTCAGCCTTTCCAGCCAGGCCGATGGCCTGGGTGTGCAGGCCACGGTGGATGGCGGCACCTTGAGCGATGACGAACTCGAAGCGGTCGGAAGATTGGGCAGCGCCTTCCAGGCCGCCGTGGATGGGGTGACGGCGACGCCGCCGAAGCTCGACCTGAGCCAACTGACACAGTTTGATTCCAAGCTGCTGACCTCGGTGGACCTCAACGCCAAGCTAAAGGGCCTGGACGGTCAGGACCTGAGCCTGGCCTTCCACGCCGACAGTCAAAGCCGCACTACACGCATGAGTAGCCCGCTGGGCGAACTTAACGTGGCGGTGGACCTGAAAAACAGCGCGATCCTGGGCGACGCCAAGCAGCAGGCCAATGCGCTGAAAAGCTACCTCACCCAGTTTGATCGCGCGCAGGAACGCGGCAGCGCCAAGCCGGAGTTGATGGCGATGTTCAAGGACGCGTTCCGCGCCATGAACAGCAACTATCCACAGGCCATTTCCCTGCCGGAAGCGCTGACCCGCAACCCGACCGACCAGGGGTTGCTGACCGGCCTTGCTGATTTCAAGGCGTCGATCAAGCAGGCCACTGACTCACCCAACCCGATGCGCCCGTCCGAGGTGGACGGCTTTGCTTATGACGTGTCGCAAAAGACCCGCGTCGGCGGCAGCAGCGTATTGGACCGCAGCGTGAGCCAGGACCAGCAGTCGAGCCTGTCCGCGAGTTTCCATAAAGGCCTCAAGGGTGGAAAGGCACCGGCCCTGGATGGCAGCCCGGAGTCGCAGAACTATCTTTATGTGCAAGTGCAGGACAAGGCCAGCAGTTCGGCCAGTCTCTCCTACAAGGACGGCCTGCTGGTCAACGCATCCGTCGAGCAGAGTGCCAGCCAGAACACTCGTACGCAGAAGTACGTGATGGGCAAGCTGACGGAGGACACCACTGTGCCGAAAGACGCCTCGGTTAAACGCGATTACCTCGTCCTTCTCGAGTACGCGGCCAAGGAAAGCAAGAAGTCCAAAGACGCACTGCAGGCGTCCACATTGAAAGATGCCCTGGCCGACCTGCATGCTTCGGTGATGTTGCAGGAAGATCCATCCGCACTGGTGCGCTGA
- the gcvP gene encoding aminomethyl-transferring glycine dehydrogenase codes for MTVQLNTANEFIARHIGPRQEDEQHMLASLGFDSLEALSASVIPESIKGTSVLGLEDGLSEAEALARIKAIAGKNQLFKTYIGQGYYNCHTPSPILRNLLENPAWYTAYTPYQPEISQGRLEALLNFQTLISDLTGLPIANASLLDEATAAAEAMTFCKRLSKNKGSNAFFASIHSHPQTLDVLRTRAEPLGIEVVVGDERELTDVTPFFGALLQYPASNGDVFDYRELTERFHAANALVAVAADLLALTLLTPPGEFGADVAIGSAQRFGVPLGFGGPHAAYFSTKDAFKRDMPGRLVGVSVDRFGKPALRLAMQTREQHIRREKATSNICTAQVLLANIASMYAVYHGPKGLTQIARRVHQLTAILAKGLTALGLKVEQANFFDTITLNTGANTGANTAALHDKARAQRINLRVVDAERLGVSVDETTTQADIETLWSLFADGKALPVFTANVDSALPAALLRQSPVLSHPVFNRYHSETELMRYLRKLADKDLALDRTMIPLGSCTMKLNAASEMIPVTWAEFGALHPFAPAEQSTGYLELTSDLEAMLCAATGYDAISLQPNAGSQGEYAGLLAIRAYHQSRGDERRDICLIPSSAHGTNPATANMAGMRVVVTACDARGNVDIEDLRAKAIEHRDHLAALMITYPSTHGVFEEGIREICGIIHDNGGQVYIDGANMNAMVGLCAPGKFGGDVSHLNLHKTFCIPHGGGGPGVGPIGVKSHLTPFLPGHAAMERKEGAVCAAPFGSASILPITWMYISMMGGAGLKRASQLAILNANYISRRLEEHYPVLYTGSNGLVAHECILDLRPLKDSSGISVDDVAKRLIDFGFHAPTMSFPVAGTLMIEPTESESKEELDRFCDAMIAIREEIRAVENGTLDKDDNPLKNAPHTAAELVGEWTHPYSREQAVYPVASLIEGKYWPPVGRVDNVFGDRNLVCACPSIESYA; via the coding sequence ATGACCGTTCAACTGAACACCGCCAACGAATTCATCGCCCGCCACATCGGCCCGCGCCAGGAAGACGAGCAGCACATGCTCGCCAGCCTGGGTTTCGACTCCCTGGAAGCCCTGAGCGCCAGCGTGATCCCGGAAAGCATCAAGGGCACCAGCGTGCTCGGCCTGGAAGACGGCCTGAGCGAAGCCGAGGCCCTGGCCAGGATCAAGGCCATCGCCGGCAAGAACCAACTGTTCAAAACCTACATCGGCCAGGGCTACTACAACTGCCACACGCCGTCGCCGATCCTGCGCAACCTGCTGGAAAACCCGGCCTGGTACACCGCCTACACGCCGTACCAGCCAGAGATTTCCCAAGGCCGCCTGGAAGCGCTGCTGAATTTCCAGACCCTGATCAGCGACCTCACCGGCCTGCCGATCGCCAACGCCTCCCTGCTCGACGAAGCCACCGCTGCCGCCGAAGCCATGACCTTCTGCAAACGCCTGAGCAAGAACAAGGGCAGTAATGCCTTCTTCGCCTCGATCCACAGCCACCCGCAAACCCTCGACGTGCTGCGCACACGTGCCGAGCCGCTGGGTATCGAGGTGGTGGTAGGCGATGAGCGCGAACTGACCGACGTCACCCCGTTTTTCGGCGCCCTGCTGCAATATCCAGCCAGCAACGGTGACGTCTTCGACTACCGCGAGCTCACCGAGCGCTTCCACGCCGCCAACGCACTGGTCGCGGTAGCCGCTGATCTGCTGGCCCTGACCCTACTGACCCCACCGGGTGAATTCGGCGCCGACGTGGCCATCGGCAGCGCGCAACGCTTCGGCGTGCCGCTGGGCTTCGGCGGCCCGCACGCGGCGTACTTCTCCACCAAGGATGCGTTCAAGCGTGACATGCCGGGCCGCCTGGTCGGTGTCTCCGTCGACCGTTTCGGCAAGCCGGCCCTGCGCCTGGCGATGCAGACCCGCGAGCAGCATATCCGCCGCGAGAAGGCCACCAGCAACATCTGCACAGCCCAAGTGCTGCTGGCCAACATCGCCAGCATGTACGCCGTGTACCACGGCCCCAAAGGCCTGACCCAGATCGCCCGACGGGTGCACCAGTTGACCGCGATCCTGGCCAAGGGCTTGACCGCACTGGGCCTGAAAGTCGAGCAAGCCAACTTCTTCGACACCATCACCCTCAACACCGGCGCCAACACCGGCGCCAACACCGCCGCCCTGCACGACAAGGCCCGCGCCCAGCGCATCAACCTGCGTGTGGTGGACGCTGAGCGCCTTGGCGTGTCGGTGGACGAAACCACCACCCAGGCGGATATCGAAACGCTGTGGAGCCTCTTCGCCGACGGCAAGGCACTGCCAGTCTTCACTGCCAACGTTGACAGCGCCCTGCCGGCCGCACTGCTGCGCCAGTCGCCCGTCCTCAGCCACCCGGTGTTCAACCGTTATCACTCGGAAACCGAGCTGATGCGCTACCTGCGCAAGCTGGCCGACAAGGACCTGGCGCTGGACCGCACCATGATCCCGCTGGGCTCGTGCACCATGAAGCTCAATGCCGCCAGCGAAATGATCCCGGTGACCTGGGCCGAGTTCGGTGCCCTGCACCCCTTCGCCCCGGCCGAGCAAAGCACCGGTTACCTAGAGCTGACCTCCGACTTGGAAGCCATGCTCTGCGCAGCCACCGGTTACGACGCGATCTCCCTGCAGCCGAACGCCGGCTCCCAAGGCGAGTACGCGGGGCTGTTGGCCATCCGTGCTTACCACCAGAGCCGTGGCGATGAACGCCGCGACATCTGCCTGATCCCATCGTCGGCCCACGGCACCAACCCTGCCACCGCCAACATGGCTGGCATGCGCGTTGTCGTCACAGCCTGCGATGCGCGTGGCAACGTCGATATCGAAGACCTGCGTGCCAAGGCCATCGAGCACCGCGACCACCTCGCCGCGCTGATGATTACCTACCCGTCCACCCATGGTGTGTTCGAAGAAGGTATCCGCGAAATCTGCGGCATCATTCACGACAACGGCGGCCAGGTGTACATCGACGGCGCCAACATGAACGCCATGGTCGGCCTGTGCGCCCCGGGCAAGTTCGGCGGCGACGTGTCCCACCTGAACCTGCATAAGACCTTCTGCATTCCCCACGGCGGTGGCGGCCCGGGCGTCGGCCCGATTGGCGTCAAGTCGCACCTCACGCCGTTCCTGCCAGGCCACGCAGCCATGGAACGCAAGGAAGGCGCGGTCTGCGCGGCGCCGTTCGGCAGCGCAAGCATTCTGCCGATCACCTGGATGTACATCAGCATGATGGGCGGCGCGGGCCTCAAGCGCGCTTCGCAACTGGCGATCCTGAATGCCAACTACATTTCCCGTCGCCTGGAGGAGCACTACCCCGTGCTCTACACCGGCAGCAACGGCCTGGTGGCGCATGAATGCATCCTCGACCTGCGCCCACTCAAAGACAGCAGCGGTATCAGCGTAGATGACGTGGCCAAGCGCCTGATCGACTTTGGCTTCCATGCGCCGACCATGTCGTTCCCGGTGGCAGGCACCTTGATGATCGAGCCGACCGAGAGCGAATCCAAGGAAGAACTGGACCGCTTCTGCGACGCCATGATCGCCATCCGCGAAGAAATCCGCGCGGTGGAAAACGGCACCCTGGACAAGGATGACAACCCGCTGAAGAACGCGCCGCACACCGCAGCCGAGCTGGTGGGCGAGTGGACACACCCGTACAGCCGTGAACAGGCTGTGTACCCGGTGGCTTCGTTGATCGAAGGCAAATACTGGCCGCCGGTTGGCCGGGTCGATAACGTATTTGGCGATCGCAACCTCGTGTGTGCATGCCCGTCGATCGAGAGCTACGCGTAA
- the nadA gene encoding quinolinate synthase NadA yields the protein MTQISERLLVQAHLDAKQPKALSADEEASLRTAIAAELKAQDAVLVAHFYCDPVIQALAEETGGCVSDSLEMARFGAAHPAKTVLVAGVRFMGETAKILTPEKRILMPTLEATCSLDLGCPVEEFSAFCDQHPERTVVVYANTSAAVKARADWVVTSSCALEIVESLMDNGETIIWGPDKHLGTYIQRQTGADMLLWDGACIVHEEFKSKQLEDMKALYPDAAILVHPESPTAVIELADAVGSTSQLIAAAQRLPNKTFIVATDRGIFYKMQQLCPDKVFVEAPTAGNGAACRSCAHCPWMAMNTLERTLQCLREGSNEIFVEPSVIPHAVRPLKRMLDFTQAARLKLAGNA from the coding sequence ATGACGCAAATTTCTGAACGCCTTCTGGTTCAAGCCCATCTCGACGCCAAGCAGCCCAAGGCCCTTAGCGCTGATGAAGAGGCGAGCCTACGCACTGCCATCGCCGCTGAGCTCAAAGCTCAAGACGCGGTGCTGGTTGCCCACTTCTATTGTGACCCGGTGATCCAGGCCTTGGCCGAGGAAACCGGTGGCTGTGTCTCCGACTCGCTGGAAATGGCCCGCTTCGGCGCCGCGCATCCGGCCAAGACCGTGCTGGTCGCCGGTGTGCGCTTCATGGGCGAGACCGCCAAAATCCTTACGCCCGAAAAACGCATTCTCATGCCGACGCTGGAAGCCACGTGTTCCCTGGACCTGGGTTGCCCGGTGGAGGAGTTTTCGGCGTTCTGTGATCAGCATCCCGAGCGCACCGTGGTGGTGTACGCCAACACGTCGGCGGCGGTCAAAGCCCGGGCGGATTGGGTGGTGACCTCCAGCTGTGCGCTGGAAATTGTCGAAAGCCTGATGGACAACGGCGAGACGATCATCTGGGGCCCGGACAAGCACCTGGGTACTTACATCCAGCGCCAGACCGGTGCCGATATGCTGTTGTGGGACGGTGCCTGCATCGTCCACGAAGAATTCAAGTCCAAGCAGTTGGAAGACATGAAGGCGCTGTACCCGGATGCAGCCATCCTGGTACACCCGGAGTCGCCGACGGCGGTGATCGAACTGGCGGACGCCGTGGGCTCAACAAGCCAACTGATCGCGGCTGCCCAACGCTTGCCGAACAAGACCTTTATCGTCGCCACCGACCGCGGCATCTTCTACAAGATGCAGCAGCTGTGCCCGGACAAGGTTTTTGTCGAAGCGCCTACCGCCGGCAACGGCGCCGCGTGCCGCAGTTGCGCACACTGCCCGTGGATGGCGATGAATACGCTGGAGCGCACGCTGCAGTGCCTGCGTGAGGGCAGCAACGAGATATTCGTCGAGCCGTCGGTGATCCCGCATGCGGTGCGCCCGCTCAAGCGCATGCTGGACTTCACCCAGGCAGCGCGCCTGAAGCTGGCCGGCAACGCCTGA
- a CDS encoding L-serine ammonia-lyase, translating to MSLSVFDLFKIGIGPSSSHTVGPMRAAARFVEGLKRDNLLSATTTVKVELYGSLGATGKGHGSDKAVLLGLEGEHPDTVNTETVATRLAQMRKDGCLNLLGEHSIAFNEKEHLAMIRKPLAYHPNGMIFRAFDAANIQIRSREYYSVGGGFVVDEDAAGADRIVEDATPLTFPFKHAKDLLGHCTTYGLSISQVMLTNESAWRPEAETRAGLLKIWQVMQDCVDAGCRNEGILPGGLKVKRRAAALHRQLCKHPESSLRDPLSVLDWVNLYALAVNEENANGGRVVTAPTNGAAGIVPAVLHYYMRFIPGANEDGVVRFLLTAAAIGILYKENASISGAEVGCQGEVGVACSMAAGALCEVLGGSVSQVENAAEIGMEHNLGLTCDPIGGLVQVPCIERNAMGSVKAINAVRMALRGDGQHFVSLDKVIRTMRQTGADMKSKYKETARGGLAVNIIEC from the coding sequence ATGTCTTTAAGCGTGTTCGACCTGTTCAAGATTGGCATCGGCCCCTCCAGTTCCCACACCGTCGGCCCGATGCGCGCGGCAGCTCGATTCGTCGAGGGCCTCAAGCGTGACAACCTGCTGAGCGCCACCACCACCGTCAAGGTGGAACTCTATGGATCGCTGGGCGCCACCGGCAAAGGCCACGGCAGCGACAAGGCCGTGCTGCTCGGACTGGAAGGCGAACACCCGGACACCGTCAACACCGAAACCGTGGCGACGCGCCTGGCGCAGATGCGCAAGGACGGCTGCCTGAATTTGCTCGGCGAACACAGCATTGCGTTCAATGAGAAAGAACACCTGGCGATGATTCGCAAACCCCTCGCCTACCACCCCAACGGCATGATCTTTCGTGCCTTCGACGCCGCCAACATCCAGATCCGCAGCCGCGAGTACTACTCGGTCGGTGGCGGGTTTGTGGTGGATGAAGACGCCGCAGGCGCTGACCGGATTGTCGAAGACGCCACGCCGCTGACCTTCCCCTTCAAACACGCCAAAGACCTGCTCGGTCATTGCACCACCTATGGGTTGTCCATCAGCCAGGTGATGCTGACCAATGAAAGTGCCTGGCGCCCCGAAGCGGAGACCCGCGCAGGCCTGCTGAAAATCTGGCAAGTGATGCAGGACTGCGTCGACGCAGGCTGCCGCAATGAGGGGATTTTGCCGGGCGGCTTGAAGGTCAAGCGGCGCGCTGCTGCGCTGCATCGCCAGCTGTGCAAGCACCCGGAATCGTCGCTGCGCGACCCGTTGTCGGTGCTGGATTGGGTCAACCTTTACGCCCTGGCAGTCAACGAAGAAAACGCCAACGGCGGGCGCGTAGTCACGGCGCCGACCAACGGCGCGGCGGGGATCGTGCCCGCCGTACTGCATTACTACATGCGCTTTATCCCCGGCGCGAACGAAGACGGCGTGGTGCGTTTTCTGCTCACCGCCGCTGCCATCGGCATTCTGTACAAGGAAAACGCCTCGATTTCCGGCGCCGAAGTCGGTTGCCAGGGTGAAGTTGGCGTGGCCTGTTCCATGGCGGCGGGCGCACTGTGCGAAGTGTTGGGCGGCAGCGTCTCGCAAGTGGAAAACGCGGCCGAAATCGGCATGGAACACAACCTCGGCCTGACTTGCGACCCGATTGGCGGGCTGGTGCAGGTGCCCTGCATCGAGCGCAATGCCATGGGTTCGGTCAAGGCGATCAATGCGGTGCGCATGGCCTTGCGCGGCGACGGCCAACATTTCGTCTCGCTGGATAAAGTCATCCGCACCATGCGCCAGACCGGCGCCGACATGAAAAGCAAATACAAGGAAACCGCCCGTGGCGGTTTGGCGGTCAACATTATCGAGTGCTGA
- the gcvT gene encoding glycine cleavage system aminomethyltransferase GcvT: MSTETLLKTPLHALHIELGARMVPFAGYDMPVQYPLGVMKEHLHTRDQAGLFDVSHMGQIRLTGANAAKALETLVPVDIIDLPVGMQRYAMFTNDQGGILDDLMVANLGNDELFLVVNAACKDQDLAHLRQHIGDQCSIEPLFEARALLALQGPAAVKVLARLAPEVTKMTFMQFTTLRLLGVDCYVSRSGYTGEDGFEISVPAANAESLARSLLAETEVQAIGLGARDSLRLEAGLCLYGHDMNTDTTPIEASLLWAISKARRADGARAGGFPGADKVFTQQQAGVSRKRVGLLPQERTPVREGAEIVDEHGTVIGSVCSGGFGPTLGGPLAMGYLDSAFIALDTEVSALVRGKKVPLRVSKMPFVPQRYYRG; encoded by the coding sequence ATGTCCACCGAAACCCTGTTGAAAACCCCACTGCACGCCCTGCACATTGAGCTGGGCGCGCGCATGGTGCCCTTCGCCGGCTACGACATGCCGGTGCAATACCCTCTGGGTGTGATGAAGGAACACCTGCACACCCGTGATCAAGCCGGGCTGTTCGACGTGTCCCACATGGGCCAGATCCGCCTCACCGGCGCCAATGCGGCCAAAGCCTTGGAAACCTTGGTACCGGTCGACATCATCGACTTGCCGGTGGGCATGCAGCGCTACGCGATGTTTACCAATGACCAGGGCGGTATTCTCGACGACCTGATGGTGGCCAACCTGGGTAACGACGAGCTGTTCCTGGTGGTCAACGCCGCCTGCAAGGATCAGGATCTGGCGCACCTGCGCCAGCATATCGGCGACCAGTGCAGCATCGAACCGCTGTTCGAAGCGCGTGCATTGCTGGCCCTGCAGGGTCCGGCGGCGGTGAAAGTACTGGCGCGCCTGGCACCGGAAGTCACCAAGATGACCTTCATGCAGTTCACCACCCTGCGCCTGCTGGGTGTGGACTGCTACGTCAGTCGTTCGGGCTACACCGGTGAGGACGGCTTTGAAATCTCCGTGCCGGCCGCCAACGCCGAAAGCCTGGCCCGCAGCCTGCTCGCTGAGACCGAAGTACAGGCCATCGGCCTGGGCGCCCGCGACTCACTGCGCCTGGAAGCCGGCCTGTGCCTGTATGGCCACGATATGAACACCGACACCACACCCATCGAAGCCAGCCTGTTGTGGGCGATCTCCAAGGCCCGCCGCGCCGACGGCGCACGTGCCGGTGGCTTCCCGGGCGCCGACAAGGTCTTCACCCAGCAGCAAGCCGGCGTAAGCCGTAAACGTGTCGGCCTGTTGCCACAGGAGCGCACGCCAGTGCGTGAAGGCGCGGAGATCGTTGACGAACACGGCACAGTGATCGGCAGCGTGTGCAGCGGTGGTTTCGGTCCGACGCTGGGTGGCCCGCTGGCTATGGGTTACCTGGACAGTGCATTCATCGCGCTGGATACCGAAGTGTCTGCGCTGGTGCGTGGGAAAAAAGTGCCACTACGTGTAAGTAAAATGCCATTTGTGCCGCAACGTTACTACCGCGGTTGA